The following is a genomic window from Parabacteroides johnsonii DSM 18315.
AGGGATCGCCATCGAATAAACGTTTCATGGGCATGAAACAAAAGTTTCCTCGGCATGAAACAAAAGTTTCCTCGGCATGAAACAGTCGTTTCACCTTATGGAAACAAAAGTTTCTTCGGCAGGGAATAGGTAAGGAACAAATAGTACTAACTAAATAAACAAGAGAAAAAAATGAAAAAGAATCTTATGAAATCAGCCGTTATGGGAGCCCTTCTGCTTTCTATGGCTGCCTGTACCGGCAAAACATCTACTGGCGAAGCTACCTGTTGCGCAGCGGCAGGCGAAGGACAATGTACCGAACAGTGCGGAAGCAACTGCAAGAATGAATGTAACAACAATGCTAACTGTAAAATTAATAAAGAAATGAAGTATTCAAAGAAGTACACAAATGCCGATTTCTACAAAGACGGCAAGTTCCAACAGGATGTTGCTATGGAAGCAATGAAAGACATGTTCGCTTTCTATGGTGTTCCTTTCACCGAATTGATGGCTAAGGACATGTGGGTGACTGACTTCGGTCTGGGCGATTTTGAAAACGTAGGTATGGGAGGTATTTTCTGGATCAACGATCCTGAATACGGCTACTTCGCTCATGCGATCTACCTGCTTCCGGGACAGATGATCCCCGAACATGCGCATGTAAAGACTAAATTTCCGGCTAAACATGAATCCTGGATGGTTGAAAAGGGATGGGTCTATAACTTCTCTGAAATTGGCGACGAGACTCCGAACGCCCCTGCTATCCCCGCTACCCACGGTGCGATCAAGAGCAAAAACTTTGTCGTACAGAATGTAGGTGATGTTCTCCGCCTGAAAAAGCTGGAATCGTTCCACTTTATGATGGCTGGTCCTGAAGGTGCTATTGTTGATGAATGGGCATGCTACCACGATAATGACGGCTTGCGCTTCACCAATACGAAAGCTGCGTTATAATAAGTAATACCACCTTATAATTTATTACATGAACAAATACTATTTATTAGTATCACTCCTTCTGTCTTCTTCTGTTATGGTATCCGCCGGACCCAAGCAGAAGAAGGCGGAAACGTGGATTGATGCTTCTGTCAAAGCTAAAACGGAATTACAGGCAAAGCTGAAGAAATCCGGAATGCCCGTCATCTCTACCTGGGTGAAGCATAAGGCGAAAGCCGAACCTTTCGTGGTAGACTTGAAAGGTGTGGATAAGCTGGTGCTTGTAACGGCCGGAGGTCCTGACGGTACGGATTATGACCAGGCTGTATGGGCAAACGCCCGTTTGATCAAGGCCGATGGTACGGCCGTATGGTTGGACGAAGTTCCTTATGAATATGGTGTTGCGGGTTGGGCGAAGCCTAAGATGAACACAAATGCCTACGATCATGAGATCGTGATCGCCGGAAAGGAATACAAGCACGGTGTGTTCTGTCATGCGAACGGTACGTTAGTATATCCGGTGGGGGGCCAGTATGTCCGTTTCGAAGCCGAAGTCGGTATCGACGATACTTCAAGCGGCGGAAGCGTGTTCTTCCAAGCATTGAATACGGTTCCGAACTTTGTGGCGGAAGAACTGAACAACAAGTATCCGGAAGAAATCGGTATGCTGGGCGCTGTACTGGACGGCCTGGATACCTGGCTGATCACCCCGGATGCCTCGGTTGAAAAGCAGGCTGCGGATAATGCGATCGCCCGGTTGAAGGACGGTGCCTACTATTCGAATGTGGCAAAACAGATCGCAAATGAGAAAGACCTCAATACCCAGATTCGCAAATATCTCGAGCTGGTGGAGAAAGTACAGGATCTGTACACGCTTCAGAGCGATCTGGAATGGCTGAACGTCGAGGCTGTCAAATTGGCTTTCGCCGATATGAAGAAGCAGAAAGGCTACGACGCCGCCAAATACGAACCGATGCTGAACGAACTGGTACAGCTCGAAAAGAAAGGTTTCAAAGGTATCTACAACGGTGACGAACAGGCCATCGCCGATGCCAAGAAAGCATTGGAATGCAAACGTGCCATCTTGCTGGCAAACCCCTTGCTGGATGCCGACAAGATCGTGGCCGCCCGCTTCAAGGTCGGTTCGAAGGCACACCAGATCATGACTCCCTCTTTGGGAACCCAGGCGAATAACTGGAGTAACCAGGAATCTGCCGGTCGTGAAGGCTTTGATGCCGAGATCGTCGAACTCTCCAACCTGCGTGGCGATATACAGATGCGTCAGGTCTACAAACCGAAGAACGGTTCTTCCATCGCCGACCTGAAGCTACATTGGGACGGCGACCGCGTGATGTTCACACAGACACAGGACGACAAGCGTTGGAACGTGTTTGAAGTGAAGCTGGATGGAACAGGCTTCAAGCCACTTGT
Proteins encoded in this region:
- a CDS encoding cupin domain-containing protein, which produces MKKNLMKSAVMGALLLSMAACTGKTSTGEATCCAAAGEGQCTEQCGSNCKNECNNNANCKINKEMKYSKKYTNADFYKDGKFQQDVAMEAMKDMFAFYGVPFTELMAKDMWVTDFGLGDFENVGMGGIFWINDPEYGYFAHAIYLLPGQMIPEHAHVKTKFPAKHESWMVEKGWVYNFSEIGDETPNAPAIPATHGAIKSKNFVVQNVGDVLRLKKLESFHFMMAGPEGAIVDEWACYHDNDGLRFTNTKAAL